From Heteronotia binoei isolate CCM8104 ecotype False Entrance Well chromosome 17, APGP_CSIRO_Hbin_v1, whole genome shotgun sequence, one genomic window encodes:
- the LOC132585816 gene encoding probable G-protein coupled receptor 33, producing MSILWRNASAARTNASFSPAETAPMNVAIATFILVSFLIGTSINGVFLWILGVKMKRTVNTLWFLHLILAYLISCMVLPFFAINTLLSFHWVFGIIMCKVINSLASLGMFTSVFLLTVISLDRYLLIRHPIWSQHNRTISLARILIAGVWFASLTLSLPYLAFRETRVVENGRINCVNNYALSRGWDGPRIKALRDRIHLILFLVRFLLGFLIPFCIIMGCYCGIGWEMKKKRWAKNRKPFRVLAVAVASFFICWLPCHLYFGSLLLPDMPKVVIQVLYVLGLTGAGFNICFTPIFYVFVGEKFQQVFKMSLVLLFNKSFANVFFVPEDVNTGEEGPQTRASSRMELNIRE from the coding sequence ATGTCCATCCTTTGGAGGAACGCCTCAGCTGCAAGAACGAATGCCAGTTTTTCTCCTGCAGAGACAGCTCCCATGAACGTGGCCATCGCTACCTTCATCTTAGTATCCTTCCTGATTGGGACATCGATCAATGGGGTCTTCCTTTGGATACTAGGAGTGAAGATGAAGAGAACAGTGAATACGCTCTGGTTCCTCCACCTGATTCTCGCTTACTTAATCTCCTGTATGGTCCTACCTTTCTTTGCCATCAACACCCTCCTCAGCTTCCACTGGGTCTTTGGCATAATTATGTGCAAGGTTATCAACTCTCTCGCGTCACTGGGGATGTTCACCTCAGTATTTCTCCTCACCGTTATCAGCTTGGACCGTTACCTCCTCATCCGCCACCCTATCTGGTCCCAGCATAACCGCACTATTTCCCTGGCACGGATACTGATTGCAGGAGTCTGGTTCGCTTCCCTCACTCTGAGCCTTCCCTACCTGGCTTTCCGGGAGACTCGAGTAGTAGAGAACGGGAGGATCAATTGTGTCAACAATTATGCTCTCTCCAGAGGCTGGGATGGTCCCAGAAtaaaagccctgagggatcgcatTCACTTGATTCTCTTTTTGGTCCggttcctgctgggtttcttgATCCCCTTCTGCATCATCATGGGCTGCTACTGTGGGATAGGATgggagatgaagaagaaaaggTGGGCGAAGAACAGGAAGCCTTTCAGAGTCTTGGCGGTTGCCGTGGCCTCCTTCTTCATCTGCTGGCTTCCTTGCCATCTCTACTTCGGTTCGCTTTTGCTTCCAGATATGCCTAAAGTAGTAATACAGGTTCTGTATGTCTTGGGGCTAACTGGAGCGGGTTTCAATATTTGTTTCACTCCCATTTTCTATGTTTTTGTTGGGGAGAAATTCCAGCAGGTCTTCAAGATGTCCCTTGTTCTTCTGTTTAACAAAAGTTTTGCGAATGTTTTCTTTGTACCTGAGGACGTTAACACGGGTGAGGAGGGACCCCAGACTCGTGCCAGTAGCAGAATGGAGCTAAACATCAGGGAGTGA